In one Bradyrhizobium sp. 4 genomic region, the following are encoded:
- a CDS encoding cytochrome c, with protein MKRVLVVGGALLLGMGAVWAQQDSVKEVQTLMKGNGKNAGAVAAMVKGEKPYDQATVDSALAQFEDTAKKLPNLFPASAKGMKPEGDYSASPKVWEDKAGFDAKVASFAKVVGEAKGKIKDLDSLKANFPAVGKECGGCHETFRVKNG; from the coding sequence ATGAAGCGAGTGTTGGTTGTTGGGGGCGCGCTCCTGCTAGGTATGGGCGCGGTTTGGGCACAACAGGACTCCGTCAAGGAGGTCCAGACCCTGATGAAGGGCAATGGCAAGAACGCCGGCGCAGTGGCAGCGATGGTCAAGGGCGAGAAGCCCTACGACCAGGCCACGGTGGACAGCGCGCTGGCGCAGTTCGAGGATACCGCCAAGAAGCTGCCGAACCTGTTTCCGGCGAGCGCCAAGGGCATGAAGCCCGAGGGCGACTACAGCGCCTCGCCGAAGGTGTGGGAGGACAAGGCCGGCTTCGATGCCAAGGTCGCGAGCTTCGCCAAGGTCGTCGGCGAGGCCAAGGGCAAGATCAAGGATTTGGACTCGCTCAAGGCGAATTTCCCCGCGGTCGGCAAGGAATGCGGCGGCTGCCACGAGACGTTTCGCGTGAAGAACGGTTGA
- a CDS encoding xanthine dehydrogenase family protein molybdopterin-binding subunit: protein MAAPIKFGVGQSVLRKEDDALIRGKGRYTDDYAPQAALRCLMLRSPHAHAKYTIDASRARTLPGVALILTADDVGDLGNLPCLFNLETDPFTGPPYPILAKDEVRHVGDSIAFVVAETIDQGRDAIEAIEVKWSPLPAVTGVINAVKKGAALVWPDKPGNVLFDVSIGDKKATEAAFAKAHAVAEISIVNPRVVANFMETRAAVCEYDAKRDHLTLTVGSQGSHRLRDILCQNVLNIPTDKMRVICPDVGGGFGTKLFPYREYALLAVAARKLKKAVKWAADRTEHFMGDAQGRDNVTTAKMALAEDGKFLAMDCDLMGDMGAYLSTFGPYIPHGGAGMLPGLYDIQAFHCRVRTIFTNSVPVDAYRGAGRPEAAYVIERLVDACARKLDMTVDAIRRKNFIQPKALPYKTATGKVYDSGDFAAHLKRAMEIAEWKEFGKRAKAAKKNGLIRGIGLASYVEVCGTMGEETANVRMDPNGDITVLIGTQSSGQGHQTAYAQIVAEQFGVAPERVHVHQGDTDMIATGLGTGGSASIPSGGVSVERATRELGQKLKEIAAQALEASASDLEITDGIVRIAGTDRSISFADLAKRPGADPSKLNASATFASADGTYPNGTHVAEVEIDPATGIIKIVNYVIVDDFGMTLNPLLLAGQVHGGAMQGIGQALMEQVVYGAGDGQLVTATFMDYALPRAADGPDFVFETANVPCKTNPLGVKGAGEAGAIGSCPAIVNAIVDGLWREYKIDHIDMPATPERVWIAVNEHHRRHSL from the coding sequence ATGGCGGCTCCCATCAAGTTCGGCGTTGGCCAAAGCGTGTTGCGCAAGGAGGATGACGCGCTCATCCGCGGCAAGGGCCGCTATACCGACGATTATGCGCCGCAGGCCGCGCTTCGCTGCCTGATGCTGCGCTCGCCGCATGCGCATGCCAAATACACCATCGATGCGAGCCGTGCCCGCACTCTCCCCGGCGTCGCGCTGATCCTGACCGCCGATGACGTTGGGGATCTTGGCAATCTGCCCTGCCTGTTCAATCTCGAGACAGATCCCTTCACCGGGCCGCCTTACCCGATCCTCGCCAAGGACGAGGTACGCCATGTCGGCGATTCCATCGCCTTCGTCGTTGCCGAGACCATCGACCAGGGCCGCGACGCGATCGAGGCGATCGAGGTCAAATGGAGCCCGCTGCCGGCGGTGACCGGGGTCATCAATGCCGTGAAGAAGGGCGCAGCCTTGGTCTGGCCGGACAAGCCCGGCAACGTCCTGTTCGACGTCTCGATCGGCGACAAGAAAGCGACCGAAGCGGCCTTTGCCAAAGCGCATGCGGTGGCCGAGATCTCGATCGTCAATCCGCGCGTCGTGGCGAACTTCATGGAGACGCGCGCGGCGGTGTGCGAATACGACGCCAAGCGCGACCATCTGACGCTGACGGTCGGCAGCCAAGGCAGCCATCGCCTGCGCGACATCCTCTGCCAGAACGTGCTCAACATCCCGACCGACAAGATGCGGGTGATCTGCCCCGACGTCGGCGGCGGCTTCGGCACAAAGCTGTTTCCCTATCGGGAATACGCCCTCCTGGCAGTCGCCGCACGAAAGCTGAAGAAGGCGGTGAAATGGGCGGCCGACCGCACCGAGCATTTCATGGGCGACGCGCAGGGCCGCGACAACGTCACCACCGCAAAAATGGCGCTGGCCGAGGACGGCAAGTTCCTCGCGATGGATTGCGACCTGATGGGCGACATGGGCGCGTACCTGTCGACCTTCGGGCCCTATATCCCGCATGGCGGCGCCGGCATGCTGCCGGGCCTCTACGACATCCAGGCGTTCCACTGCCGGGTGCGTACCATCTTCACCAACAGCGTGCCGGTCGATGCCTATCGCGGCGCCGGGCGGCCTGAGGCTGCTTACGTTATCGAACGCCTCGTGGACGCTTGCGCGCGAAAACTCGACATGACGGTGGATGCCATCCGCCGCAAGAATTTCATTCAGCCGAAGGCGCTGCCCTACAAGACCGCGACCGGCAAGGTCTACGATTCCGGCGACTTCGCCGCGCATCTGAAGCGCGCGATGGAGATCGCCGAGTGGAAGGAGTTTGGCAAGCGCGCCAAGGCGGCCAAGAAGAACGGCCTGATCCGCGGCATCGGACTTGCGAGCTATGTCGAGGTCTGCGGCACCATGGGCGAGGAGACCGCCAATGTGCGGATGGACCCCAATGGCGATATCACGGTCCTGATCGGGACCCAGTCGAGCGGGCAGGGCCACCAGACGGCCTATGCGCAGATCGTTGCCGAGCAGTTCGGCGTGGCGCCCGAGCGCGTGCACGTCCACCAGGGCGACACCGACATGATCGCCACCGGCCTCGGCACCGGCGGCTCGGCTTCGATCCCGTCGGGCGGCGTCAGCGTCGAGCGCGCGACCCGCGAACTCGGGCAGAAGCTGAAGGAAATCGCGGCCCAAGCGCTGGAAGCCAGCGCCAGCGACCTCGAGATCACCGACGGCATCGTGCGCATCGCCGGCACCGACCGTTCGATTTCGTTCGCCGATCTCGCCAAGCGACCCGGCGCGGATCCGTCGAAGCTCAATGCGAGCGCGACCTTTGCCAGCGCCGACGGCACCTATCCGAACGGCACCCATGTCGCGGAGGTCGAGATCGATCCGGCCACCGGCATCATCAAAATCGTCAACTACGTGATCGTCGACGATTTCGGCATGACGCTCAATCCGCTGCTGCTGGCCGGCCAGGTCCATGGCGGCGCCATGCAGGGCATCGGCCAGGCGTTGATGGAGCAGGTGGTCTATGGCGCGGGCGACGGCCAGCTCGTCACCGCGACCTTCATGGACTACGCGTTGCCGCGCGCGGCGGACGGGCCGGACTTCGTGTTCGAGACCGCCAACGTTCCCTGCAAGACCAATCCGCTGGGGGTGAAGGGCGCGGGCGAGGCCGGCGCGATCGGGTCCTGCCCGGCCATCGTCAACGCCATCGTCGACGGGCTCTGGCGCGAGTACAAGATCGACCACATCGACATGCCGGCGACCCCGGAGCGGGTGTGGATCGCCGTCAACGAGCACCATCGCCGTCACAGCCTGTGA
- a CDS encoding SRPBCC family protein: MRITVETNVAAPIDQVWRAYTTPADIMKWNAASDDWHTTKATVDLREGGIFSSRMEAKDGSMGFDFAGTYTKIIEHKRIEYAFGERKAEVEFVPGPKGILVRVVFDGESTHSVEQQQGGWQAILDNFARYVEAKQTKS, translated from the coding sequence ATGAGGATCACCGTCGAAACCAACGTAGCAGCCCCCATCGATCAGGTCTGGCGCGCTTATACGACGCCGGCCGACATCATGAAGTGGAACGCCGCGTCCGACGACTGGCATACGACCAAGGCGACCGTCGACCTGCGAGAAGGCGGTATCTTCTCATCGCGCATGGAGGCCAAGGACGGCAGCATGGGCTTTGACTTCGCCGGTACCTACACGAAAATCATCGAGCATAAGCGGATCGAATACGCGTTCGGCGAGCGAAAAGCCGAAGTCGAGTTTGTGCCCGGCCCAAAGGGCATTCTCGTCCGCGTGGTCTTCGATGGCGAATCGACGCATTCGGTCGAGCAGCAGCAAGGCGGTTGGCAGGCAATCCTCGACAACTTCGCACGATACGTAGAAGCGAAGCAGACGAAGTCCTGA
- the murJ gene encoding murein biosynthesis integral membrane protein MurJ, whose amino-acid sequence MLGRIFTVGGYTLLSRLTGFARDIMLAAILGAGPVADAFFVALRLPNHFRAIFAEGAFNAAWVPAYAHVHGERGEGAARLFADRIFTLLLASQVVLLIVAWLFMPQAMSLLAPGFSEDAEQRKLAIELTRITFPYLLLITLVTLYGGMLNVMQRFASAAAASIFLNVSMMMTLALAAWFPSAGHAAAWGVLISGFLQYFLLAGDLARHGGLPRFAPLKLDEDVRAFFRALGPATLGSMGTQLALFADTIIATFLPAGALSALYYADRLNQLPIGVIGIAIGTVLLPEMSRRITANDHDGAMKAQRRAFDFTLLFSVPFVAAFLTVPDAIMRALFARGAFSKADAAAAGATLAAYAIGLIPFVLIRSAVATFYARKDTATPVRASLTGIAVNVALKVALMGSLAQIGLALATAVGVWTNLLLVLFFAVRRGFLVPDRAWLLSLAKFLLTGIILAAAFWLIARFGGPSLGAMPFRDELTLLLLAVGGTIVYALAILALFGRRWLVSLVRG is encoded by the coding sequence ATGCTCGGACGTATCTTCACGGTTGGTGGTTACACGCTGCTCTCGCGGCTGACGGGATTTGCCCGCGACATCATGCTTGCGGCGATTCTCGGCGCCGGCCCCGTGGCCGACGCCTTTTTCGTGGCGCTGCGGCTGCCCAACCATTTCCGTGCGATCTTTGCCGAGGGCGCCTTCAACGCGGCCTGGGTGCCGGCCTATGCGCACGTCCATGGCGAGCGCGGGGAGGGGGCGGCAAGATTGTTCGCCGACCGCATCTTCACGCTGCTGCTGGCCTCGCAGGTGGTGCTGCTGATCGTCGCCTGGCTGTTCATGCCGCAAGCCATGAGCCTTCTGGCCCCCGGCTTTTCCGAGGACGCCGAGCAGCGCAAGCTCGCGATCGAGCTGACCCGGATCACCTTTCCCTATCTGCTGCTGATCACGCTGGTGACGCTCTATGGCGGCATGCTCAACGTGATGCAGCGCTTCGCGAGCGCCGCAGCCGCGTCGATCTTCCTCAACGTCTCGATGATGATGACGCTGGCGCTTGCCGCCTGGTTTCCCAGCGCGGGCCACGCCGCCGCCTGGGGCGTCCTGATCTCCGGCTTTTTGCAGTATTTCTTGCTCGCCGGCGATCTCGCCCGCCACGGCGGCCTGCCGCGCTTTGCGCCACTCAAGCTCGACGAAGACGTCCGCGCATTCTTTAGGGCACTCGGGCCTGCGACGCTGGGCTCGATGGGCACGCAGCTGGCGCTGTTTGCCGACACCATCATCGCGACCTTCCTGCCTGCGGGCGCGCTGTCGGCGCTGTATTACGCCGACCGCCTCAACCAGCTCCCGATCGGCGTGATCGGCATTGCCATCGGCACGGTGCTGCTGCCGGAGATGTCGCGGCGGATCACGGCCAACGACCATGACGGCGCGATGAAGGCGCAGCGCCGCGCCTTCGATTTCACGCTGTTGTTCTCGGTGCCGTTCGTCGCCGCCTTCCTCACTGTGCCCGACGCGATCATGCGCGCACTGTTCGCTCGCGGTGCGTTCTCGAAAGCCGATGCCGCCGCCGCCGGCGCCACGCTCGCGGCCTATGCCATCGGCCTGATCCCCTTCGTGTTGATCCGCAGCGCGGTCGCGACCTTCTATGCGCGCAAGGACACGGCAACGCCGGTTCGCGCCTCCCTGACCGGCATCGCGGTCAACGTCGCGCTCAAGGTCGCCTTGATGGGATCGTTGGCCCAGATCGGGCTTGCGCTGGCCACTGCCGTCGGCGTGTGGACCAACCTGCTGCTGGTGCTGTTCTTCGCGGTGCGGCGAGGCTTTCTCGTGCCGGACCGCGCCTGGCTGTTGTCGCTCGCCAAATTCCTGCTGACCGGGATCATCCTGGCGGCAGCCTTCTGGCTCATCGCGCGCTTTGGCGGTCCTTCGTTGGGCGCGATGCCCTTCCGGGACGAATTGACGCTGCTTCTGCTGGCCGTCGGGGGCACGATCGTCTATGCGCTCGCCATCCTCGCCCTGTTCGGCCGCCGCTGGCTGGTCTCGCTGGTGAGGGGCTAG
- a CDS encoding DegT/DnrJ/EryC1/StrS family aminotransferase — translation MNQHLRSEPIPFIDVASQRRRLGDSLDAAVKRVLDHCQFVNGPEVAELEKQLAAYCGAKHVIGCASGTDAILMVMMAKNVGPGDAVLCPSFTFIATASPVARTGATPVYVDVDEATFNMSPESLKRGIATARKAGLKPVAIIPVDLFGQPADHDAIAEIAKAEGLFVLDDAAQGFGASYKGRKLGTLALATATSFFPAKPLGCFGDGGAIFTDDDELAATLRSIRVHGQGVDKYDNVRLGLTGRLDTMQAAILIEKLKIFDDEIAARNKVAERYARGLSNVVTVPRVAPGNTSVWAQYTIRLPEGTDRDGFAAALKAQGVPTAIYYGKSMHQQTAYKQYPVAEGGLPGCESLSQDVISLPMHAYLTEADQERIIAAVRGALST, via the coding sequence ATGAACCAGCATCTGCGTTCCGAACCCATTCCCTTCATCGACGTCGCCTCGCAGCGCCGCCGGCTCGGCGACTCGCTCGATGCTGCCGTGAAGCGGGTTCTCGACCATTGTCAGTTCGTCAACGGCCCTGAAGTCGCCGAGCTCGAGAAGCAGCTTGCGGCATATTGCGGCGCCAAGCATGTGATCGGCTGCGCCAGCGGCACCGATGCGATCCTGATGGTGATGATGGCGAAGAATGTTGGGCCCGGCGACGCCGTGCTGTGTCCGTCCTTCACCTTCATCGCGACGGCTTCGCCGGTGGCGCGGACCGGCGCGACGCCGGTTTATGTCGACGTTGACGAAGCCACCTTCAACATGAGCCCGGAATCGCTCAAGCGCGGCATCGCGACCGCCCGCAAGGCCGGCCTCAAGCCGGTCGCGATCATTCCGGTCGATTTGTTCGGCCAGCCGGCCGATCACGATGCCATCGCCGAGATCGCCAAGGCTGAAGGCCTGTTCGTGCTCGACGACGCAGCGCAGGGTTTTGGCGCGAGCTACAAGGGCCGCAAGCTCGGCACGTTGGCACTCGCCACCGCGACCAGCTTCTTTCCCGCAAAACCGCTCGGCTGCTTCGGCGACGGCGGCGCGATCTTTACCGATGACGACGAGCTCGCGGCGACGCTGCGCAGCATCCGCGTGCACGGGCAGGGCGTGGACAAATACGACAACGTCCGCCTCGGCCTGACCGGCCGGCTCGATACCATGCAGGCCGCGATCCTGATCGAGAAGCTGAAGATCTTCGACGACGAGATCGCCGCCCGCAACAAGGTCGCCGAGCGCTACGCGCGCGGTCTCAGCAATGTGGTCACCGTGCCGCGCGTTGCTCCCGGCAACACCTCGGTCTGGGCGCAGTACACGATCCGCCTCCCTGAGGGCACCGACCGCGACGGCTTTGCCGCCGCGCTGAAGGCCCAGGGCGTGCCGACGGCGATCTATTACGGCAAGTCGATGCATCAGCAGACGGCCTACAAGCAGTACCCGGTGGCCGAGGGCGGCCTGCCGGGCTGCGAGAGCCTGTCGCAGGACGTCATCAGCCTGCCGATGCACGCGTACCTGACCGAAGCCGATCAGGAGCGAATCATCGCGGCCGTGCGCGGCGCGCTTTCAACCTGA
- a CDS encoding Gfo/Idh/MocA family oxidoreductase, translating to MSSTGSAPAKAGLRVGVIGAGVMGSNHARVLAGLPGVNLVGVVDPSPAHRTRAMELANCASFETLEQLLAEGVDAVTIAAPTHLHHEVSLACIAKNIHVMVEKPIASTVAEGREIVTAAQKAGVTLMVGHVERFNPAVAAVKQAIAGEDILSIAITRVGPFPPRMSNVGVVIDLAVHDIDLIRWFTESDIVEVQPQLSSAVAEREDIALLQFRTANGVLAHINTNWLTPFKARSVTVATRGKYVMGDLLTRQVTECFGFKPDGSYSMRHLPVGHDEPLRAELIAFLKAVRNGETPAVTGDEGVASLEIATQCLETPSRPAATSSARKGPRRVAG from the coding sequence ATGAGTTCCACAGGATCGGCACCGGCAAAGGCCGGCTTGCGCGTCGGCGTCATTGGCGCCGGCGTGATGGGCAGCAACCACGCGCGCGTGCTCGCGGGTCTTCCCGGCGTCAACCTCGTCGGCGTCGTCGATCCTTCGCCGGCACATCGCACCCGGGCGATGGAGCTTGCCAATTGCGCGAGCTTCGAGACGCTCGAACAGCTGCTGGCCGAAGGCGTCGATGCCGTCACCATCGCGGCGCCGACCCATCTGCATCACGAGGTCTCGCTCGCCTGCATCGCCAAGAACATCCACGTGATGGTCGAGAAGCCGATTGCCTCCACAGTCGCGGAAGGCCGCGAGATCGTCACTGCGGCTCAAAAGGCCGGCGTGACGCTGATGGTCGGCCATGTCGAGCGCTTCAATCCGGCGGTCGCCGCCGTCAAGCAGGCGATCGCGGGCGAGGATATTCTGTCGATCGCGATCACGCGCGTCGGCCCGTTTCCGCCGCGCATGTCCAATGTCGGCGTCGTCATCGATCTCGCAGTGCACGACATCGATCTGATCCGCTGGTTCACCGAGTCCGACATCGTCGAGGTGCAGCCGCAATTGTCGAGTGCGGTCGCCGAGCGCGAGGACATCGCGCTCTTGCAGTTCCGCACCGCCAACGGCGTGCTCGCGCACATCAACACCAACTGGCTGACGCCGTTCAAGGCGCGTAGCGTCACGGTCGCGACCCGCGGCAAATACGTGATGGGCGATCTCTTGACGCGCCAGGTCACCGAATGTTTCGGCTTCAAGCCTGACGGCAGCTATTCGATGCGGCATCTTCCGGTCGGCCATGACGAGCCGCTCCGCGCCGAGCTGATCGCGTTCCTCAAGGCCGTGCGCAACGGCGAGACGCCGGCGGTCACCGGCGACGAAGGTGTCGCCAGCCTCGAGATCGCGACGCAGTGCCTGGAAACGCCGTCGCGGCCCGCGGCCACGTCCTCGGCCCGCAAGGGTCCGCGCCGCGTTGCCGGTTGA
- a CDS encoding mannose-1-phosphate guanylyltransferase/mannose-6-phosphate isomerase, whose amino-acid sequence MDKRIIPLIMCGGAGTRLWPASREVRPKQFLPLFGTRSTFQDTLLRVSEASLFDRPIVITNASYRFMVLEQLAEIGIEADVILEPMRRDSGPAIAAGAVFAQNRASEAIVLALAADHVVQDNAAFVAACRQGLTAASAGRIVTFGVKPERPATEYGYISPGEVISGEVHAVARFVEKPDAVKAADYVNSGYLWNSGNFMFPATVLLDEYRKVDAASVEAISNAVTNAGRDLGFVTLEPEAFGAAKAISIDYAVMEKTARAAVVPVSCGWSDVGSWHAVWELSDKDAQGNASHGAAVFEDSRNCNVTTDAALVALEGVDDLIVVATADAVLVSRQKDANGFKRLVTKLKAVAPKVTEEHLKVHRPWGSYQSVDNGERHQVKRIVVKPGGRLSLQKHHHRAEHWIVVRGTARVTVNETVKSVHENESIYIPMGAVHRMENPGKIMLELIEVQTGSYLGEDDIIRIEDDYQRS is encoded by the coding sequence ATGGACAAACGCATTATCCCCCTGATCATGTGCGGCGGTGCCGGAACGCGGCTGTGGCCGGCTTCGCGCGAGGTGCGCCCCAAGCAATTCCTGCCGTTGTTCGGCACCCGCTCGACCTTCCAGGACACGCTGCTCCGCGTCTCGGAGGCCTCGCTGTTCGATCGCCCGATCGTCATCACCAATGCCTCCTACCGCTTCATGGTGCTGGAGCAGCTCGCGGAAATCGGCATCGAGGCCGACGTGATCCTCGAGCCGATGCGGCGCGATTCCGGCCCGGCGATCGCAGCCGGTGCGGTGTTCGCGCAGAACCGCGCGAGTGAAGCGATCGTGCTCGCGCTCGCCGCCGACCACGTGGTGCAGGACAATGCGGCCTTCGTCGCGGCGTGCCGCCAGGGCCTCACCGCCGCGAGTGCCGGGCGCATCGTCACCTTCGGCGTCAAGCCGGAGCGACCGGCGACCGAATACGGCTATATCAGCCCGGGCGAGGTCATCTCCGGCGAGGTGCACGCGGTCGCGCGCTTCGTCGAGAAGCCGGATGCGGTGAAGGCCGCCGACTACGTCAATTCCGGCTATCTCTGGAACAGCGGCAACTTCATGTTCCCCGCCACTGTGTTGCTCGACGAATACCGCAAGGTCGATGCGGCGAGCGTGGAGGCGATTTCCAATGCTGTCACCAATGCCGGCCGCGATCTCGGCTTCGTGACGCTGGAGCCCGAGGCGTTCGGCGCGGCCAAGGCGATCTCCATCGACTATGCGGTGATGGAGAAGACCGCGCGCGCCGCTGTGGTGCCGGTGTCCTGCGGCTGGTCCGATGTCGGCTCCTGGCACGCGGTGTGGGAATTGTCGGACAAGGACGCGCAAGGCAATGCTTCGCATGGCGCCGCCGTGTTCGAGGATTCCCGCAACTGCAACGTCACCACCGATGCCGCGCTCGTCGCGCTCGAAGGCGTCGACGATCTCATCGTGGTGGCGACCGCGGACGCAGTGCTGGTCTCGCGCCAGAAGGATGCCAACGGGTTCAAGCGGCTGGTTACAAAACTCAAGGCGGTCGCGCCGAAAGTCACCGAGGAGCACCTCAAGGTGCATCGGCCCTGGGGCAGCTACCAGTCGGTCGACAATGGCGAGCGCCACCAGGTCAAGCGCATCGTGGTGAAGCCGGGCGGACGTCTGTCGCTGCAGAAGCACCATCATCGCGCCGAGCACTGGATCGTGGTCCGCGGCACAGCCCGCGTCACCGTCAACGAGACCGTCAAAAGCGTGCACGAGAACGAGTCGATCTACATCCCGATGGGCGCGGTGCACCGGATGGAGAACCCCGGTAAAATCATGCTGGAGCTGATCGAGGTCCAGACGGGAAGCTATCTCGGGGAAGACGACATCATCCGGATTGAAGACGACTACCAAAGGTCGTAA
- a CDS encoding lysylphosphatidylglycerol synthase transmembrane domain-containing protein encodes MRRILLSTAKILISGALLYLALRKVDLSELFSRFTVTSLFWIGLAIAVTFLQIFVGVLRWREVSAACGAPLELGRAMRYNVIGSFFNQTLPSAIGGDAVRLWLVARAGAGWRAATYSIFVDRAIGLIALAIMIVASLPWSYSLIADPHGRSALLLVDLAALAGGLGFLVFGALKWHWLRTWWATHHIHACAVIANRVIFSRSRGPAVVILSLAVHVLAVVVAWCVVQSIAAPVGFSDVFMLVPPVMLITMMPISIAGWGVREATMSLAFGFAGLAANEGVNVSLLFGAVYFIVGAIGGLVWILSAEKAAQGSAPLGVPE; translated from the coding sequence ATGCGCCGAATCCTGCTGTCGACGGCCAAGATCCTGATTTCCGGAGCGCTGCTCTACCTGGCGCTGCGCAAGGTCGATCTGTCCGAACTGTTTTCGCGCTTCACCGTGACCAGCCTGTTCTGGATCGGCTTGGCGATCGCCGTCACGTTCCTGCAAATCTTCGTCGGCGTGTTGCGCTGGCGCGAGGTCAGCGCCGCATGCGGCGCCCCGCTCGAGCTCGGCCGGGCCATGCGCTACAACGTGATCGGATCGTTCTTCAACCAGACCCTGCCCTCGGCGATCGGCGGCGATGCGGTCCGGTTGTGGCTCGTCGCGCGCGCCGGCGCCGGCTGGCGCGCTGCGACCTACTCGATCTTCGTCGATCGCGCGATCGGTTTGATCGCGCTCGCGATCATGATCGTCGCGAGCCTGCCCTGGAGCTACAGCCTCATCGCCGATCCACACGGACGCTCGGCGCTGCTGCTCGTCGACCTCGCGGCGCTCGCGGGTGGTCTCGGCTTCCTGGTCTTCGGCGCGCTGAAATGGCACTGGCTGAGAACCTGGTGGGCCACGCATCACATCCACGCCTGTGCCGTGATCGCCAACCGCGTGATCTTCAGCCGCTCGCGCGGACCAGCCGTCGTGATCCTGTCGCTCGCCGTGCATGTGCTGGCCGTCGTGGTCGCCTGGTGCGTCGTGCAGTCGATCGCGGCGCCGGTCGGCTTCAGCGACGTCTTTATGCTGGTGCCGCCGGTGATGCTGATCACGATGATGCCGATCTCGATCGCCGGCTGGGGCGTGCGTGAAGCCACCATGAGCCTCGCGTTCGGCTTCGCGGGGCTGGCCGCCAACGAGGGGGTCAACGTCTCGCTGCTGTTCGGCGCCGTGTACTTCATCGTCGGCGCGATCGGCGGCCTGGTCTGGATCCTCAGCGCGGAGAAAGCCGCGCAGGGATCGGCGCCGCTCGGGGTACCGGAGTGA
- a CDS encoding glycosyltransferase family 4 protein, protein MNAAVDALGAVPSLLAVAIAALVSGVITWTSRPLLQRYALARPNARSSHRIPTPQGAGIAVISATLLVASAWAAWANIAIPPALIAATVLIAVVGFADDIKSLPVLVRLVLQAAAVGAVVFTTPETARIVPALPLALERGLILLAGVWFVNLVNFMDGLDLMTVAEVVPVTAALLLLGLLGDLSWPAALIAAALCGAMLGFAPFNKPVAKVFLGDVGSLPIGLLLGWCLLELAWRGQPAAALLLPAYYLVDSTITLFRRIARREQFWSAHRSHFYQRATDHGFTVSRVIGEVFALNLVLAGLAIVTARAGSMTITLTALSAGAIAIGIVLRRFSRPQAS, encoded by the coding sequence GTGAACGCGGCCGTTGACGCGCTCGGCGCCGTACCCTCGCTGCTTGCCGTTGCGATTGCCGCGCTGGTGTCGGGCGTCATCACCTGGACCAGCCGTCCCCTGCTCCAGCGTTACGCATTGGCGCGGCCCAACGCGCGGTCCTCTCATCGCATCCCGACCCCGCAGGGTGCGGGCATCGCCGTGATATCAGCGACGCTGCTGGTCGCATCAGCCTGGGCAGCCTGGGCGAACATCGCGATTCCGCCGGCACTGATCGCTGCAACGGTCTTGATCGCCGTGGTCGGATTTGCCGACGACATCAAGTCGCTGCCGGTGCTCGTGCGCCTCGTGCTGCAGGCCGCAGCTGTCGGCGCCGTCGTGTTCACCACGCCCGAGACCGCGCGCATCGTGCCGGCGCTGCCGCTCGCGCTGGAGCGCGGACTCATCCTGCTGGCGGGCGTGTGGTTCGTAAACCTCGTCAATTTCATGGACGGGCTCGACCTGATGACGGTGGCGGAAGTGGTGCCCGTCACCGCCGCGCTGCTGCTGCTGGGACTGCTCGGCGATTTGTCGTGGCCGGCCGCGCTGATCGCCGCGGCGCTGTGCGGCGCCATGCTCGGCTTTGCGCCGTTCAACAAGCCGGTCGCGAAAGTCTTCCTGGGCGATGTCGGCAGCCTGCCGATCGGCCTTTTGCTCGGCTGGTGCCTGCTCGAGCTCGCCTGGCGCGGGCAGCCCGCCGCGGCGCTGTTGCTGCCGGCCTATTACCTCGTGGATTCGACCATCACGCTGTTTCGGCGCATCGCAAGGCGCGAGCAATTCTGGTCGGCGCATCGCTCTCATTTCTACCAGCGTGCCACCGACCATGGCTTCACGGTCTCCCGCGTGATCGGGGAGGTGTTCGCGCTCAATCTCGTGCTCGCGGGACTTGCCATCGTCACCGCTCGCGCCGGCTCGATGACGATCACGCTGACCGCGCTGTCGGCGGGCGCAATCGCGATCGGCATCGTGCTGCGGCGGTTCTCCCGCCCTCAGGCGTCCTGA